A single region of the Glycine max cultivar Williams 82 chromosome 20, Glycine_max_v4.0, whole genome shotgun sequence genome encodes:
- the LOC100812918 gene encoding 2-isopropylmalate synthase 2, chloroplastic isoform X1 yields MATVIRNPILFPSTSHRPNQNHSNNTFLIFRFPQTSRSSLHSKSRFAFSCSQSEPPPPSPSASPRRRPPYIPNRIPDPSYVRIFDTTLRDGEQSPGASMTSKEKLDVARQLAKLGVDIIEAGFPAASKDDFEAVKMIAQEVGNAVDDDGYVPVICGLSRCNEKDIRTAWEAVKYAKRPRIHTFIATSAIHMEYKLRMSKDKVVDIARNMVKFARSLGCEDVEFSPEDAGRSDREFLYEILGEVIKAGATTLNIPDTVGITMPSEFGKLIADIKANTPGIENVIISTHCQNDLGLSTANTIEGARAGARQLEVTINGIGERAGNASLEEVVMALRCGAHVNGNLYTGINTKHIFLTSRMVEEYTGLQLQPHKALVGANAFAHESGIHQDGMLKHKGTYEIISPEDIGLERTNEAGIVLGKLSGRHALRKRLEELGYELSDDQVQTLFWRFKAVAEQKKRVTDADLRALVSDEVFQAEPVWKLGDLQVTCGTLGLSTATVKLLSSDGSTHVACSVGTGPVDSAYKAVDLIVKEPVTLLEYSMNAVTEGIDAIATTRVVIRGESETSTSTTHALTGEAVLRTFSGTGAGMDVVVSSVKAYIAALNKMLGFKETSPSAEKIPVSSLKI; encoded by the exons ATGGCCACCGTGATCCGCAATCCTATCCTCTTTCCCTCCACCTCTCACCGCCCCAACCAAAACCACAGCAACAACACATTCCTCATTTTCCGCTTCCCTCAAACCTCACGCTCTTCTCTCCACTCCAAATCCCGATTCGCCTTTTCCTGCTCCCAATCGGagcctcctcctccttctccttctgCTTCTCCTCGACGGCGTCCTCCGTACATCCCGAACCGCATTCCTGACCCTTCCTATGTCCGCATTTTCGACACCACTCTCCGCGACGGCGAGCAGTCCCCGGGCGCCTCCATGACCTCCAAGGAGAAGCTGGATGTGGCGCGGCAGCTTGCCAAGCTCGGCGTCGACATCATCGAGGCCGGCTTCCCTGCCGCCTCCAAGGATGACTTCGAGGCCGTCAAAATGATCGCCCAAGAGGTCGGCAACGCCGTTGACGACGACGGATACGTCCCCGTCATCTGTGGCCTCTCCCGCTGCAACGAGAAGGACATTCGAACAGCCTGGGAGGCCGTCAAGTACGCCAAGAGGCCCAGGATTCACACCTTCATCGCCACCAGCGCCATTCACATGGAGTACAAGTTGAGAATGTCCAAAGACAAGGTCGTCGACATTGCCCGCAATATGGTCAAGTTCGCTCGTAGCTTGGGCTGCGAAGATGTCGAGTTCAGTCCTGAAGATGCTGGAAG GTCGGATAGGGAGTTTCTTTATGAAATTCTTGGAGAAGTTATTAAGGCCGGGGCCACCACGCTCAACATACCTGACACTGTTGGTATAACTATGCCCAGTGAATTTGGAAAGTTGATTGCTGATATTAAAGCTAATACCCCTGGAAttgaaaatgttattatttcCACCCACTGCCAGAATGATCTCGGACTTTCTACTGCAAACACTATAGAG GGTGCGCGTGCTGGTGCAAGGCAACTGGAAGTGACGATTAATGGGATTGGTGAAAGGGCTGGAAATGCCTCCCTAGAAGAG gTTGTGATGGCCTTGAGATGCGGAGCACATGTCAATGGCAATCTCTACACTGGAATTAATACGAAGCACATCTTTCTGACGAGCAGGATG GTCGAAGAGTACACTGGTTTGCAGTTACAGCCACACAAGGCTCTTGTGGGAGCTAATGCCTTCGCCCATGAAAGTGGCATACATCAG GATGGAATGCTAAAACACAAAGGTACATATGAAATAATATCACCTGAGGACATTGGACTTGAAAGAACCAATGAAGCTGGTATTGTACTGGGGAAGCTTAG TGGACGCCATGCTTTGAGAAAGCGACTTGAAGAG CTTGGTTATGAACTTAGTGACGACCAAGTTCAGACTTTATTTTGGCGTTTTAAAGCAGTGGCTGAGCAAAAAAAG aGGGTTACTGATGCTGACCTCAGAGCATTGGTATCAGATGAAGTTTTTCAAGCAGAGCCTGTCTGGAAACTTGGTGATTTGCAG GTGACTTGTGGAACTCTTGGCCTTTCTACAGCAACTGTCAAACTTTTGAGTAGTGATGGTAGCACACATGTTGCTTGTTCTGTTGGTACAGGACCAGTGGATTCGGCATACAAGGCTGTGGATCTGATTGTGAAG GAGCCAGTAACACTTCTTGAGTACTCAATGAATGCAGTCACGGAAGGCATCGATGCAATTGCCACTACCCGGGTTGTGATTCGTGGGGAGAGTGAAACAAGTACTAGTACTACTCATGCTTTAACTGGAGAAGCTGTTCTTCGAACATTTAG TGGGACTGGAGCGGGAATGGATGTCGTTGTTTCCAGTGTCAAGGCCTATATTGCTGCACTAAACAAGATGTTGGGTTTCAAGGAAACATCTCCATCTGCTGAAAAAATTCCAGTTTCTTCATTGAAGATTTGA
- the LOC100812918 gene encoding 2-isopropylmalate synthase 2, chloroplastic isoform X2 translates to MATVIRNPILFPSTSHRPNQNHSNNTFLIFRFPQTSRSSLHSKSRFAFSCSQSEPPPPSPSASPRRRPPYIPNRIPDPSYVRIFDTTLRDGEQSPGASMTSKEKLDVARQLAKLGVDIIEAGFPAASKDDFEAVKMIAQEVGNAVDDDGYVPVICGLSRCNEKDIRTAWEAVKYAKRPRIHTFIATSAIHMEYKLRMSKDKVVDIARNMVKFARSLGCEDVEFSPEDAGRSDREFLYEILGEVIKAGATTLNIPDTVGITMPSEFGKLIADIKANTPGIENVIISTHCQNDLGLSTANTIEGARAGARQLEVTINGIGERAGNASLEEVVMALRCGAHVNGNLYTGINTKHIFLTSRMVEEYTGLQLQPHKALVGANAFAHESGIHQDGMLKHKGTYEIISPEDIGLERTNEAGIVLGKLSGRHALRKRLEELGYELSDDQVQTLFWRFKAVAEQKKRVTDADLRALVSDEVFQAEPVWKLGDLQVTCGTLGLSTATVKLLSSDGSTHVACSVGTGPVDSAYKAVDLIVKLCFSLFLLPYP, encoded by the exons ATGGCCACCGTGATCCGCAATCCTATCCTCTTTCCCTCCACCTCTCACCGCCCCAACCAAAACCACAGCAACAACACATTCCTCATTTTCCGCTTCCCTCAAACCTCACGCTCTTCTCTCCACTCCAAATCCCGATTCGCCTTTTCCTGCTCCCAATCGGagcctcctcctccttctccttctgCTTCTCCTCGACGGCGTCCTCCGTACATCCCGAACCGCATTCCTGACCCTTCCTATGTCCGCATTTTCGACACCACTCTCCGCGACGGCGAGCAGTCCCCGGGCGCCTCCATGACCTCCAAGGAGAAGCTGGATGTGGCGCGGCAGCTTGCCAAGCTCGGCGTCGACATCATCGAGGCCGGCTTCCCTGCCGCCTCCAAGGATGACTTCGAGGCCGTCAAAATGATCGCCCAAGAGGTCGGCAACGCCGTTGACGACGACGGATACGTCCCCGTCATCTGTGGCCTCTCCCGCTGCAACGAGAAGGACATTCGAACAGCCTGGGAGGCCGTCAAGTACGCCAAGAGGCCCAGGATTCACACCTTCATCGCCACCAGCGCCATTCACATGGAGTACAAGTTGAGAATGTCCAAAGACAAGGTCGTCGACATTGCCCGCAATATGGTCAAGTTCGCTCGTAGCTTGGGCTGCGAAGATGTCGAGTTCAGTCCTGAAGATGCTGGAAG GTCGGATAGGGAGTTTCTTTATGAAATTCTTGGAGAAGTTATTAAGGCCGGGGCCACCACGCTCAACATACCTGACACTGTTGGTATAACTATGCCCAGTGAATTTGGAAAGTTGATTGCTGATATTAAAGCTAATACCCCTGGAAttgaaaatgttattatttcCACCCACTGCCAGAATGATCTCGGACTTTCTACTGCAAACACTATAGAG GGTGCGCGTGCTGGTGCAAGGCAACTGGAAGTGACGATTAATGGGATTGGTGAAAGGGCTGGAAATGCCTCCCTAGAAGAG gTTGTGATGGCCTTGAGATGCGGAGCACATGTCAATGGCAATCTCTACACTGGAATTAATACGAAGCACATCTTTCTGACGAGCAGGATG GTCGAAGAGTACACTGGTTTGCAGTTACAGCCACACAAGGCTCTTGTGGGAGCTAATGCCTTCGCCCATGAAAGTGGCATACATCAG GATGGAATGCTAAAACACAAAGGTACATATGAAATAATATCACCTGAGGACATTGGACTTGAAAGAACCAATGAAGCTGGTATTGTACTGGGGAAGCTTAG TGGACGCCATGCTTTGAGAAAGCGACTTGAAGAG CTTGGTTATGAACTTAGTGACGACCAAGTTCAGACTTTATTTTGGCGTTTTAAAGCAGTGGCTGAGCAAAAAAAG aGGGTTACTGATGCTGACCTCAGAGCATTGGTATCAGATGAAGTTTTTCAAGCAGAGCCTGTCTGGAAACTTGGTGATTTGCAG GTGACTTGTGGAACTCTTGGCCTTTCTACAGCAACTGTCAAACTTTTGAGTAGTGATGGTAGCACACATGTTGCTTGTTCTGTTGGTACAGGACCAGTGGATTCGGCATACAAGGCTGTGGATCTGATTGTGAAG CtgtgtttctctcttttccttcttccctatcCCTAA
- the LOC100813451 gene encoding transmembrane protein 120 homolog has translation MEESSSIEESVASVVEEAKEVQDAVSAHISKASSDEEPLRQRVRRVDSRIHSLRSSLDSLVSTKQIPPSLADKLDEDLQRARCIIVDGDSSSLLPGHAQGSFLRMFLGPINVRASRKDVQLKVKEEYNSYRDRTALLFLLFPATLLILRSWVWSGCLPTFPVQMYQAWLLFLYTGLALRENILRVNGSDIRPWWIYHHYCAMVMALVSLTWEIKGQPDCAKKQRGVQLFLQWAMMQGVAMLLQNRYQRQRLYTRIALGKAKRMDVVWGETAGVDGQLWLLCPILFTLQGFEAYVGLLLLRTAVVGVVSEWQVIFCGVLLVLMAVGNFANTVQTLMAKSRFKAKMRRSKSKQRLN, from the exons ATGGAAGAGTCTTCATCCATTGAGGAATCGGTGGCAAGCGTGGTCGAAGAAGCGAAGGAGGTTCAAGACGCCGTTTCCGCTCACATCTCTAAGGCTTCCAGCGACGAGGAACCTCTCCGGCAACGTGTCCGTCGCGTCGATTCCCGAATCCATTCGCTCCGTTCCTCTCTCGATTCTCTTGTCTCCACCAAACAAATCCCTCCCTCCTTAGCCGATAAG TTGGATGAAGATTTGCAGAGAGCGAGATGCATCATCGTTGACGGTGACTCCTCTTCGCTTCTCCCTGGCCATGCACAAG GAAGCTTTCTGAGGATGTTTCTGGGTCCTATCAATGTTCGTGCCTCCAGGAAGGACGTTCAGCTCAAGGTCAAAGAGGAATACAACAGTTACAgg GATAGAACTGCCCTGCTATTCCTGCTTTTTCCGGCAACACTGCTTATTCTAAGATCTTGGGTTTGGTCTGGATGCTTGCCAACTTTTCCTGTTCAGATGTACCAG GCCTGGCTGCTATTCCTTTACACCGGTTTGGCATTGCGAGAGAACATATTGAGAGTCAATGGAAGTGATATTCGTCCCTG GTGGATATATCATCATTATTGTGCTATGGTGATGGCCCTCGTGAGTCTCACTTGGGAGATTAAAGGACAACCAGACTGTGCAAAAAAGCAG AGAGGTGTACAACTTTTTCTACAGTGGGCTATGATGCAAGGAGTTGCAATGCTTTTGCAAAACAGATATCAACGCCAAAGACTCTATACTCGTATTGCATTGGGAAAG GCTAAGAGGATGGATGTTGTGTGGGGGGAAACAGCTGGTGTGGATGGCCAACTGTGGTTATTGTGTCCCATACTTTTCACGTTGCAG GGATTTGAGGCATATGTTGGACTGTTGTTGCTCAGGACTGCAGTTGTTGGGGTTGTTTCTGAGTGGCAG GTAATATTTTGCGGTGTCCTGTTGGTCTTAATGGCTGTTGGGAACTTTGCAAATACAGTACAGACTCTGATGGCAAAATCAAGATTTAAGGCAAAGATGAGAAGAAGCAAGAGCAAGCAGAGGCTGAATTAG
- the LOC121174327 gene encoding LOW QUALITY PROTEIN: glycinol 4-dimethylallyltransferase-like (The sequence of the model RefSeq protein was modified relative to this genomic sequence to represent the inferred CDS: inserted 2 bases in 1 codon; substituted 1 base at 1 genomic stop codon) — MTFLLKRSIVFPRSLIFAVVIINFFSVGMALVKDISDVERDKIYGIDTFSIRLGQKRVFWICVFLFEMGFGVALLTGASSSXYLYXKIIMGLGHVVLDSILWYQAKSIDLSSKASTRSFYMLIWKLLYAAYFLVALIR; from the exons ATG ACTTTTTTGTTGAAGAGATCAATTGTCTTTCCAAGATCACTTATTTTTGCTGTTGTAATCATTAACTTTTTCTCTGTGGGTATGGCATTGGTAAAG GATATATCTGACgttgaaagagataaaatatatGGCATTGATACTTTTTCAATACGTTTAGGTCAAAAACGG GTATTTTGGATttgtgttttcctttttgaaatgGGTTTTGGAGTTGCCCTCTTGACAGGAGCATCATCTTCCTAATACCTCTA TAAAATTATCATG GGTCTGGGCCAtgttgttcttgattcaattcTCTGGTACCAAGCCAAATCTATAGATTTAAGCAGCAAAGCTTCCACTAGATCCTTCTATATGTTGATCTGGAAG ttgTTGTACGCAGCGTACTTCCTCGTGGCTTTGATTAGATAA